The Cinclus cinclus chromosome 3, bCinCin1.1, whole genome shotgun sequence genome has a window encoding:
- the EFCAB2 gene encoding dynein regulatory complex protein 8 produces the protein MAEKEEKAADGLVAEIAKKIAEAFEVFDRESNKTVDVREIGCIVRSLGCFPNEAEVQELLAQIEVQEPGGFVHLENFLPVMTKVLLDRRFRPIPEDVILHAFEALDENKCGYITKEDLVKHLTEEGEPFTQEEMEDMLAVALDPETNTLHYRDYRIKLVVDETKTFPFNI, from the exons ATGGcggagaaggaggagaaggccGCGG ATGGCCTAGTAGCTGAAATTGCGAAAAAGATTGCAGAAGCTTTTGAAGTGTTTGACCGTGAATCCAATAAAACTGTGGATGTCAG ggaGATTGGTTGCATTGTCAGGTCACTGGGTTGCTTCCCAAATGAGGCAGAAGTACAGGAACTGCTTGCACAG atagaaGTACAAGAACCGGGTGGATTCGTTCATCTGGAAAATTTTCTTCCAGTGATGACAAAAGTTCTACTTGACAGAAG ATTCCGGCCTATTCCAGAAGATGTTATTCTACATGCATTTGAG gctTTGGATGAGAATAAATGTGGATATATTACCAAAGAGGACCTGGTCAAACATTTGACTGAAGAAG GTGAGCCCTTTACTCAGGAGGAAATGGAGGACATGCTTGCTGTTGCTCTAGATCCAGAAACAAATACTCTTCACTACAGAGACTACCGTATAAAGCTGGTAGTGGATGAAACTAAGACCTTCCCCTTTAATATCTGA